GATGATTGCATTGGTCATGATTTAACCCTCTTTGCTGGGCCCGTGGCAACATACTGATCCCAAAGGTCAGGACGCCGTTCACGAGTGATTTCTTCTGCCTGGTCAAGCCGCCAGGCCTGTATCTTGGCATGATGCCCGGAAAGCAGAATTTCCGGCACTTCACGCCCGTTCCAATTGGCCGGGCGCGTGTAATGCGGATATTCCAGCAACCCGGTTTCGAAGCTTTCCTCGTCAGCAGAGGCTGAGGTATTCAGCACCCCGTCGATGAGGCGTACGCACGATTCAATCAGGACCATGGCCGGCAATTCGCCGCCCATAAGGATGTAGTCGCCAATGCTGATTTCCTCGACCTGGTGTTCATCCAGTACGCGCTGGTCGATACCTTCGTAACGACCGCACAACAGCATCACACCCGGTCCGGCTGCCAGTTCGCGGCAGCGTTTCTGGTTCAGCATTTTTCCCCGCGGGCTGAGATAAATCAGCGGTAATTCCGGTGCCGAAGCACGGAGTTCACGCAGGGCGGCATCGACGATATCGGGGCGCATGACCATTCCGGCCCCACCCCCGAAAGGATTATCGTCTACCGTGCGGTGGCGGTCGGTCGCATGGTCGCGAATGTCTTTGACATCAAGCGACCAGATCCCGTTTTCCAGCGCCTTGCCAGCCAGAGCCTGGCCGATGGCACCGGGAAACATTTCCGGGAACAGGGTTGCAACCTTGGCCTGCCACACGGGCATCCTTCAGGCCTCCTTTCCGCTGCCGGTCGCGGTTTCCGCGCCTGCCGCATCTGCGGTCACGGCTTCGGAGTC
The window above is part of the Thalassospira marina genome. Proteins encoded here:
- the trmD gene encoding tRNA (guanosine(37)-N1)-methyltransferase TrmD, yielding MPVWQAKVATLFPEMFPGAIGQALAGKALENGIWSLDVKDIRDHATDRHRTVDDNPFGGGAGMVMRPDIVDAALRELRASAPELPLIYLSPRGKMLNQKRCRELAAGPGVMLLCGRYEGIDQRVLDEHQVEEISIGDYILMGGELPAMVLIESCVRLIDGVLNTSASADEESFETGLLEYPHYTRPANWNGREVPEILLSGHHAKIQAWRLDQAEEITRERRPDLWDQYVATGPAKRVKS